The proteins below are encoded in one region of Neodiprion virginianus isolate iyNeoVirg1 chromosome 7, iyNeoVirg1.1, whole genome shotgun sequence:
- the LOC124309547 gene encoding DNA-dependent metalloprotease dvc-1 isoform X2 codes for MVDHTLELIDPTPNIYTLFVQFNTRYFWNKLLPVEVKWSKRMTTCAGVCSFHPRNKQCIITLSAPLLKLRPRKDLVETLLHEMIHGYLFLTNNNRDRDGHGPEFHKHMYRINKEAGTDISVYHDFHDEVRLYQQHWWRCNGPCQKRAPYFGTVRRAMNRAPGPNDNWWKMHQQTCGGQFIKVKEPQKEPAKGKKSAGKKLPDIVKSKDISDWLTKPDNPKNHTPLKTVAPPKKSTNDHIVSKTVGKAVPSSSHPSTFTKLGNTSNNIHGWGTGGPSNLVNAPTTSNASTKTPKFRSNGVLGGSGCGKSNLLDKFPSSKAFESKKPTIIKPELKNGNGIAMNSEIVDLCETPNKRKSTSLVMTSNKMPKIDGEKVPEKTKCPVCDKPVSMSKLNDHLDECLISASASDRNHSTPKSFKNRNNNLDDSSHASKINIESSPIVIDDSSGSDILLSPPIVDGKRKCLVCDDFIDPGVTLSDHLEACIGSAFTDDSIPEFEENDAENTNGDQPKEQSFPCPICMKFIKENIMNQHLDTCLSKDLLKNYAE; via the exons ATGGTAGATCACACTCTGGAGCTGATCGATCCAACTCCGAATATTTATACGTTGTTTGTACAGTTCAATACAAGATATTTCTGGAATAAGCTGTTGCCTGTTGAGGTTAAATGGAGCAAAAGAATGACGAC ATGCGCCGGTGTGTGTTCGTTTCACCCACGAAATAAACAGTGTATAATTACATTGAGTGCACCTCTTCTCAAATTACGGCCCAGGAAAGACCTTGTTGAAACACTTCTG CACGAAATGATTCACGGATATTTATTTCTCACAAACAATAACAGGGACAGGGATGGTCATGGTCCAGAGTTCCACAAACACATGTACCGGATAAACAAGGAGGCTGGAACAGACATAAGC GTATATCATGATTTTCACGATGAGGTGAGACTATATCAACAGCATTGGTGGCGCTGCAATGGTCCCTGCCAAAAACGGGCCCCGTATTTTGGTACTGTGAGGCGTGCAATGAATCGAGCCCCTGGGCCAAACGATAACTGGTGGAAAATGCACCAGCAGACATGTGGCGGACAATTTATAAAGGTTAAAGAGCCTCAGAAAGAACCAGCAAAGGGAAAAAAGTCTGCTGGAAAGAAACTTCCCGATATTGTAAAATCGAAAGATATCTCAGATTGGCTTACCAAACCTGACAATCCCAAAAACCATACACCTCTGAAGACAGTTGCACCGCCAAAGAAATCAACGAATGATCATATCGTTTCTAAAACTGTTGGCAAGGCTGTCCCATCATCAAGTCATCCCTCTACATTTACGAAACTTGGGAATacttccaacaatattcacgGATGGGGCACAGGAGGTCCGAGCAATTTGGTAAATGCTCCAACGACCTCAAATGCTAGTACCAAGACTCCGAAATTTCGTTCAAACGGAGTTCTCGGCGGTTCTGGATGTGGAAAAAGCAATCTGCTGGATAAGTTTCCTTCTTCAAAGGCGTTCGAATCAAAAAAACCCACGATTATAAAACCTGAATTAAAGAATGGTAATGGTATTGCAATGAACAGTGAGATAGTTGATTTGTGTGAAACGCCAAACAAACGAAAAAGTACCAGTCTTGTTATGACTAGCAACAAAATGCCAAAGATAGATGGTGAAAAAGTTCCGGAGAAAACAAAGTGTCCTGTGTGCGATAAACCTGTGAGCATGTCCAAGCTTAACGATCATCTTGACGAATGTTTAATATCTGCCTCAGCTAGCGATCGAAATCACAGTACTCcaaaatcgttcaaaaatagaaataacaatcTGGATGACTCGTCTCATGctagtaaaataaatatagaatCTAGTCCTATTGTTATAGACGACTCAAGTGGTTCAGACATCCTTCTGAGCCCGCCAATCGTTGATGGCAAACGAAAGTGTCTCGTTTGCGACGATTTTATTGATCCAGGTGTGACGTTGAGCGATCATCTGGAAGCATGCATTGGATCTGCCTTCACAGATGATTCCATTCctgaatttgaagaaaacgaCGCCGAAAATACAAATGGTGACCAACCGAAAGAACAAAGTTTTCCATGCCCCATTTGTATGAAGTTCATTAAGGAAAATATTATGAACCAACATTTGGATACCTGCCTTAGCAAAGACTTATTGAAAAACTATgctgaataa
- the LOC124309547 gene encoding DNA-dependent metalloprotease dvc-1 isoform X1: MNNVGDITLALEIHQRLNNNVGVTENAILPKNAQGKEYIPRTMVDHTLELIDPTPNIYTLFVQFNTRYFWNKLLPVEVKWSKRMTTCAGVCSFHPRNKQCIITLSAPLLKLRPRKDLVETLLHEMIHGYLFLTNNNRDRDGHGPEFHKHMYRINKEAGTDISVYHDFHDEVRLYQQHWWRCNGPCQKRAPYFGTVRRAMNRAPGPNDNWWKMHQQTCGGQFIKVKEPQKEPAKGKKSAGKKLPDIVKSKDISDWLTKPDNPKNHTPLKTVAPPKKSTNDHIVSKTVGKAVPSSSHPSTFTKLGNTSNNIHGWGTGGPSNLVNAPTTSNASTKTPKFRSNGVLGGSGCGKSNLLDKFPSSKAFESKKPTIIKPELKNGNGIAMNSEIVDLCETPNKRKSTSLVMTSNKMPKIDGEKVPEKTKCPVCDKPVSMSKLNDHLDECLISASASDRNHSTPKSFKNRNNNLDDSSHASKINIESSPIVIDDSSGSDILLSPPIVDGKRKCLVCDDFIDPGVTLSDHLEACIGSAFTDDSIPEFEENDAENTNGDQPKEQSFPCPICMKFIKENIMNQHLDTCLSKDLLKNYAE; encoded by the exons ATGAATAACGTCGGCGACATAACTTTGGCCCTGGAAATACACCAGAGGCTGAACAACAACGTCGGCGTCACGGAGAACGCGATTCTCccaaaaaat gCGCAGGGAAAGGAGTACATTCCTAGAACTATGGTAGATCACACTCTGGAGCTGATCGATCCAACTCCGAATATTTATACGTTGTTTGTACAGTTCAATACAAGATATTTCTGGAATAAGCTGTTGCCTGTTGAGGTTAAATGGAGCAAAAGAATGACGAC ATGCGCCGGTGTGTGTTCGTTTCACCCACGAAATAAACAGTGTATAATTACATTGAGTGCACCTCTTCTCAAATTACGGCCCAGGAAAGACCTTGTTGAAACACTTCTG CACGAAATGATTCACGGATATTTATTTCTCACAAACAATAACAGGGACAGGGATGGTCATGGTCCAGAGTTCCACAAACACATGTACCGGATAAACAAGGAGGCTGGAACAGACATAAGC GTATATCATGATTTTCACGATGAGGTGAGACTATATCAACAGCATTGGTGGCGCTGCAATGGTCCCTGCCAAAAACGGGCCCCGTATTTTGGTACTGTGAGGCGTGCAATGAATCGAGCCCCTGGGCCAAACGATAACTGGTGGAAAATGCACCAGCAGACATGTGGCGGACAATTTATAAAGGTTAAAGAGCCTCAGAAAGAACCAGCAAAGGGAAAAAAGTCTGCTGGAAAGAAACTTCCCGATATTGTAAAATCGAAAGATATCTCAGATTGGCTTACCAAACCTGACAATCCCAAAAACCATACACCTCTGAAGACAGTTGCACCGCCAAAGAAATCAACGAATGATCATATCGTTTCTAAAACTGTTGGCAAGGCTGTCCCATCATCAAGTCATCCCTCTACATTTACGAAACTTGGGAATacttccaacaatattcacgGATGGGGCACAGGAGGTCCGAGCAATTTGGTAAATGCTCCAACGACCTCAAATGCTAGTACCAAGACTCCGAAATTTCGTTCAAACGGAGTTCTCGGCGGTTCTGGATGTGGAAAAAGCAATCTGCTGGATAAGTTTCCTTCTTCAAAGGCGTTCGAATCAAAAAAACCCACGATTATAAAACCTGAATTAAAGAATGGTAATGGTATTGCAATGAACAGTGAGATAGTTGATTTGTGTGAAACGCCAAACAAACGAAAAAGTACCAGTCTTGTTATGACTAGCAACAAAATGCCAAAGATAGATGGTGAAAAAGTTCCGGAGAAAACAAAGTGTCCTGTGTGCGATAAACCTGTGAGCATGTCCAAGCTTAACGATCATCTTGACGAATGTTTAATATCTGCCTCAGCTAGCGATCGAAATCACAGTACTCcaaaatcgttcaaaaatagaaataacaatcTGGATGACTCGTCTCATGctagtaaaataaatatagaatCTAGTCCTATTGTTATAGACGACTCAAGTGGTTCAGACATCCTTCTGAGCCCGCCAATCGTTGATGGCAAACGAAAGTGTCTCGTTTGCGACGATTTTATTGATCCAGGTGTGACGTTGAGCGATCATCTGGAAGCATGCATTGGATCTGCCTTCACAGATGATTCCATTCctgaatttgaagaaaacgaCGCCGAAAATACAAATGGTGACCAACCGAAAGAACAAAGTTTTCCATGCCCCATTTGTATGAAGTTCATTAAGGAAAATATTATGAACCAACATTTGGATACCTGCCTTAGCAAAGACTTATTGAAAAACTATgctgaataa
- the LOC124309543 gene encoding protein Hook homolog 3 — MNNQQLGSLIKWLDTFELQAAHSTPEDISDGVAMAEALAQIAPEWFTAVWRSKIKTEVSSNWRLKVSNLKKIIEAVTEYYVECLNQQLSGYVKPDATKIGEHCDHNELRRLLQLILGCAVNCNQKQQYITRIMGMEEVVQQVIMQSIQELEGCMQGPRLSLGASLNFESLDFGDGTQQRLLVELQAAIDSRDQLAQRCHELDQQLSLLQEEKAGLIAETKKLQERLDEFENPEDSGSSLKYSGLRKQLESLKDEMFKMESSRDDYRLKVELLEKEVLDLHSKQEDLQKAADKANHLKDEVDALRETADKVTKYELTIESYKKKMEDLSDLRRQVKILEDKNMEYVQANMEYEEEAKRASMLRNHLELCKKQLAEVNRKLDEESNKSDKLQFESKKMEAKLNAVQRERDRLIIERDALKENNEELKCTQLQAAENSAKPSDVDAVENTEMIPPEVKEKLLRLQHENKMLKLTQKGTEDKVPSVQALLDDSAEILNTLRGQNRKANQRIIELENQLEEVKESQVGGESKGDSAGLQKKINQLMEEVRRLQIECERLNVQQEEREATIQSQKQKIFTLQESLTRKECENAALDDRHKKYVEKAKNVLKSLELKPIASSSSELLMLRNQVMEKQKIIEEMEKSYKENKLLKEMEEKLMVTAFHRLGFACHKEAVDQHLAALGAGQGQSFLARQRQPSARKAFHPSYNSK, encoded by the coding sequence ATGAATAATCAACAGCTAGGGAGCTTGATAAAATGGTTGGACACATTCGAGTTGCAAGCAGCTCATTCGACCCCGGAGGATATCAGTGACGGAGTAGCTATGGCTGAGGCCTTGGCCCAGATAGCACCTGAATGGTTTACCGCTGTTTGGCGCTCCAAGATAAAGACAGAAGTGAGTTCAAACTGGCGTCTAAAAGTTAGCaatttaaagaaaatcattGAGGCTGTTACCGAATACTATGTAGAATGCCTGAACCAGCAGTTATCCGGCTACGTCAAGCCAGATGCAACCAAAATCGGCGAACACTGTGACCATAACGAGCTCCGCAGGTTGTTACAGCTGATTTTGGGATGCGCCGTTAACTGCAATCAGAAACAACAGTATATAACTAGAATAATGGGTATGGAGGAGGTTGTACAGCAAGTTATCATGCAGAGTATTCAAGAACTCGAAGGTTGCATGCAAGGTCCGAGGCTCAGCCTGGGGGCTAGTCTTAATTTTGAGTCGTTAGATTTTGGGGATGGCACTCAGCAGAGACTTTTGGTCGAGTTACAAGCTGCTATAGATTCTAGGGACCAGTTGGCCCAGCGTTGCCACGAGTTGGACCAACAGTTGTCTCTTCTGCAAGAAGAGAAAGCTGGTCTGATCGCTGAGACTAAAAAACTACAGGAGCGGCTAGACGAGTTTGAAAATCCTGAGGATTCTGGGTCCAGTTTGAAATACTCTGGGCTTAGGAAACAACTGGAGAGTCTAAAGGATGAGATGTTCAAAATGGAGTCATCCAGAGACGATTATAGACTCAAGGTTGAACTTCTGGAGAAAGAAGTTTTGGATCTTCATTCGAAACAGGAAGATTTACAAAAAGCTGCTGACAAGGCTAATCACCTCAAAGACGAGGTTGACGCACTCAGAGAAACTGCCGACAAAGTTACCAAGTATGAGTTGACGATTGaatcttataaaaaaaaaatggaagatcTGAGCGATTTGCGAAGACAGGTCAAGATTCTTGAAGACAAAAATATGGAGTATGTTCAGGCTAATATGGAATACGAAGAAGAGGCGAAACGGGCTTCCATGTTAAGGAATCATTTAGAATTGTGCAAGAAGCAGCTGGCCGAAGTAAATCGTAAGCTTGACGAGGAAAGTAACAAATCGGACAAACTTCAATTTGAGTCTAAAAAAATGGAGGCAAAATTGAACGCTGttcaaagagagagagacagactGATTATCGAGAGGGATGCCTTGAAAGAGAACAACGAGGAATTGAAATGCACTCAGCTACAGGCTGCTGAAAATTCTGCTAAACCGTCAGACGTCGATGCAGTTGAGAATACGGAAATGATACCTCCAgaagtgaaagaaaagttgTTACGCCTTCagcatgaaaataaaatgctcAAACTCACTCAGAAGGGAACCGAGGATAAAGTTCCCTCTGTTCAAGCTCTGCTCGATGATTCTGCAGAGATATTAAACACTTTGAGAGGTCAGAATCGGAAGGCTAACCAACGTATAATTGagcttgaaaatcaacttgaAGAAGTTAAAGAAAGTCAAGTGGGTGGTGAGAGCAAAGGCGACAGTGCCGGGttgcagaaaaaaatcaatcagcTGATGGAGGAAGTTCGGAGGCTGCAAATCGAGTGCGAAAGACTGAACGTACAGCAAGAGGAACGTGAGGCTACGATCCAATCTCAGAAACAGAAAATCTTCACGCTGCAGGAAAGTCTCACTAGAAAAGAATGCGAAAATGCAGCATTAGACGACCGCCACAAAAAGTATGtcgaaaaagcaaaaaatgtTCTCAAAAGTCTGGAACTGAAGCCGATTGCTTCTTCTAGCTCAGAGTTACTGATGCTTCGCAATCAAGTAATGGagaagcaaaaaattattgaagaaaTGGAGAAATCTTACAAAGAGAATAAACTTCTCAaggaaatggaagaaaaattgatggtCACTGCTTTTCACCGACTGGGTTTTGCCTGTCATAAAGAAGCAGTTGACCAGCATTTAGCTGCGCTTGGCGCTGGTCAAGGACAATCATTTTTAGCTAGACAACGACAGCCTTCTGCACGCAAAGCATTCCATCCGTCATATAACTCTAAGTAA
- the LOC124309552 gene encoding dehydrodolichyl diphosphate synthase complex subunit DHDDS isoform X1, which produces MSTWIRENTLNWIQLMAVKVLKTGSVPKHVAFIMDGNRRYANKNGVKKVEGHTKGVSKFCFRFDKLAETLQWCLELGIPEVTVYAFSIENFKRSEEEVNGLMELARQKFQNLLDEREKLMEHGVCIRAIGNLSLIPKDVQKLIAEAMIITKNNNRAFLNVAFSYTSRDEITNAVKDVVGGVVRGHIMTEDINEELISECLYTNHSPEPDLVIRTSGEVRFSDFLLWQTTCSCIYFTEVLWPEFTVWDLLAAVFYYQRCYTDLEAVKYTRRSAFLNNNNSNNRVNNFVTELQRDRESMLEKMSLGLAQT; this is translated from the exons atGTCTACTTGGATCAGAGAGAACACTTTAAATTGGATCCAGCTAATGGCCGTGAAAGTACTAAAGACCGGCTCGGTTCCTAAACACGTTGCGTTTATAATGGATGGTAACAGACGTTACGCTAACAAAAATGGGGTGAAAAAAGTGGAAGGCCATACAAAGGG cgtttcaaaattctgttttAGATTCGATAAATTAGCAGAGACTCTTCAATGGTGTCTTGAACTAGGAATTCCAGAAGTTACCGTATATGCTTTCAGTATagagaattttaaaagaagCGAAGAGGAGGTAAATGGTCTGATGGAACTTGCCAgacaaaagtttcaaaatctACTTGATGAGAG AGAGAAGCTAATGGAGCACGGGGTCTGCATAAGAGCCATTGGAAACTTATCACTGATTCCTAAGGATGTACAAAAACTGATCGCAGAAGCTATGATCATCacaaaaaataacaatcgTGCATTTCTTAATGTTGCTTTTTCGTACACAT CAAGGGATGAAATAACAAATGCAGTCAAAGACGTTGTTGGAGGAGTTGTGAGGGGTCATATTATGACGGAAGATATCAACGAGGAATTAATTTCTGAATGCTTGTACACCAATCATTCGCCTGAGCCTGATCTAGTTATTCGAACGTCTGGCGAAGTTCGATTCAGTGACTTCTTGTTATGGCAG aCAACCTGCAGCTGTATTTACTTCACTGAAGTTTTGTGGCCAGAATTCACCGTATGGGATTTACTAGCTGCGGTGTTTTACTACCAACGGTGTTACACGGACTTAGAAGCAGTGAAATACACAAGACGATCGGCCtttcttaataataataacagtaacaaTAGGGTGAACAATTTCGTTACTGAATTACAGAGAGATAGGGAAAGTATGCTGGAAAAAATGTCTCTAGGCTTAGCACAAACGTAA
- the LOC124309552 gene encoding dehydrodolichyl diphosphate synthase complex subunit DHDDS isoform X2 translates to MSTWIRENTLNWIQLMAVKVLKTGSVPKHVAFIMDGNRRYANKNGVKKVEGHTKGFDKLAETLQWCLELGIPEVTVYAFSIENFKRSEEEVNGLMELARQKFQNLLDEREKLMEHGVCIRAIGNLSLIPKDVQKLIAEAMIITKNNNRAFLNVAFSYTSRDEITNAVKDVVGGVVRGHIMTEDINEELISECLYTNHSPEPDLVIRTSGEVRFSDFLLWQTTCSCIYFTEVLWPEFTVWDLLAAVFYYQRCYTDLEAVKYTRRSAFLNNNNSNNRVNNFVTELQRDRESMLEKMSLGLAQT, encoded by the exons atGTCTACTTGGATCAGAGAGAACACTTTAAATTGGATCCAGCTAATGGCCGTGAAAGTACTAAAGACCGGCTCGGTTCCTAAACACGTTGCGTTTATAATGGATGGTAACAGACGTTACGCTAACAAAAATGGGGTGAAAAAAGTGGAAGGCCATACAAAGGG ATTCGATAAATTAGCAGAGACTCTTCAATGGTGTCTTGAACTAGGAATTCCAGAAGTTACCGTATATGCTTTCAGTATagagaattttaaaagaagCGAAGAGGAGGTAAATGGTCTGATGGAACTTGCCAgacaaaagtttcaaaatctACTTGATGAGAG AGAGAAGCTAATGGAGCACGGGGTCTGCATAAGAGCCATTGGAAACTTATCACTGATTCCTAAGGATGTACAAAAACTGATCGCAGAAGCTATGATCATCacaaaaaataacaatcgTGCATTTCTTAATGTTGCTTTTTCGTACACAT CAAGGGATGAAATAACAAATGCAGTCAAAGACGTTGTTGGAGGAGTTGTGAGGGGTCATATTATGACGGAAGATATCAACGAGGAATTAATTTCTGAATGCTTGTACACCAATCATTCGCCTGAGCCTGATCTAGTTATTCGAACGTCTGGCGAAGTTCGATTCAGTGACTTCTTGTTATGGCAG aCAACCTGCAGCTGTATTTACTTCACTGAAGTTTTGTGGCCAGAATTCACCGTATGGGATTTACTAGCTGCGGTGTTTTACTACCAACGGTGTTACACGGACTTAGAAGCAGTGAAATACACAAGACGATCGGCCtttcttaataataataacagtaacaaTAGGGTGAACAATTTCGTTACTGAATTACAGAGAGATAGGGAAAGTATGCTGGAAAAAATGTCTCTAGGCTTAGCACAAACGTAA